The DNA sequence GCTTTCCTTTGGATGAACTCGGTTTCGATGAACCTGGCTTGGATGGTGTGACTTTCGGTGGTGGCGTTGGCTTGGCAGAGGCAGGGAACCTTGGAGTATTTTTGGTTCGAGCCATGGGGTCAcagcgaggaggagaggtaggaggagaaggagaaggggtaAAGGTTCGGTCTTGAGAGCGAGTGGAAGGCTTTGTGGGTAGTTTGTAAATCTTCTCACGAGGAGCCCTTTTTGCAATGACTTTCTTTCTCATTTTGGTTAAAATGATGCTTTTGATGAAAGGGAGATAGTGGTGTGAGAGGGAAGAAACCGAAGGGttgaggagaagttatggagggaagagagggagtgttggtaaccgtacccaaaagcaattttccaaaaccatgcaactgcatcatcatttgaaaagacttgacaagacatgacctcataaaagagaagatcttatttgatttttaaaattaaaacaggaaattaattttaaattttgaatggcaatcagaattaaattgaaattcattttggaccaaagtcaaaaattaaaacaaaaccttTGTTCGGGCCATAAACAAACTTTTAATGAAAACTTTAACACACAAGTAAGAATGTAACATTCACATTGGGCCCAGATGTGGTTTGAATTAGTGAAACATATAGGACTACCCAGATCTGAATTGATGTTGGCCCAGATTGATTTTTCACTTGCTATGAGCCCAGAACACGCTATTTTGAAGGAAACATTCATCATCTGCCcaaaattgtctcatacctgttcaTGAGACAAAATTCTCCAGCAAGCACATCAGCATTTTTCAAACAAAGAAttataactcaaaattcctagacaagtcctaagcatgcagaatctatctTCAGCTAATGGTTtagtaaaaatatctgctaattgctcttctgatttaacaaattgaatacaaATATCCCCtctttggacatgttctcttattgagtgaaatttcacttcaatatgcttagtcctagagtgcaaaactggatttttagaaatattgatggcactcatattatcacacattaaaggaatattttcagcattcaatttgtaatcagcaagctgtgtttttaaccataaaagctgagaacagcacgaagaagcagctatatactcagcctctgcagtggataaggccactgttggttgcttcttacttgaccaaacatttaaggactttccaaggaaacaacataaatcagaagtgctccttctatcaactctgtcaccagcaaaatctgcatcacaataaccaactgtagAAAAATCATcagtcttaggataccaaagaccaaagttggatgtgccatgaacatatctaatgatccttttaaccgcagaaagatgtgactccttaggtttggattggaaccttgaacacaatccaacactttgcacaatgtcGGGTCTAGAGgaggttaagtacataagagaaccgatcatccctctatacctagtctcatcaacatctttctcatttTCTCCCTTATCCAATTTAGAATtcgggtgcatgggagttcccatggttttggcattttcaagaccaaatttcttaactaattccttggcatacttttcttgatgaatgaaaataccattttcagtttgtttaatctgtagcccaaggaaaaaattaagttcacccatcatactcatgtcaaattcacttgtcatgagctttccaaattcagtacaaagggattcatttgctgatccaaaaataatgtcatcaacatatatttggactaaaataaaagaatcattagaattcttgataaatagagttgtatcagtggtgcctctttgaaaaccatttttcaaaagaaaggagctaagtctctcataccaagctctaggagcttgtcttaaaccatagagagctttagacaatttaaaaacatgattagaatgctctttattttcaaaaccgggaggctgctccacatatacttctctatctatcacaccatttaaaaatgcacatttcacatccatttggtataatttaaaaccacaaaatgcagcataggcTAGGAGAAGTctaatggcttccattcgggcaacaggggcaaaggattcatcaaagtcgattccttcttcttggtcatatccttgtgccacaagCCTTGCTTTGttccttgcaatgctaccatcttctcccaacttgtttcggaatatccacttggtgccggtcactttctttccacttggccttggaaccaacgtccacacttggttcttttccaactcaagaagctcatcctccatagcctTAATCCAAGATGGGTCACTAAgggcttccttgacgttttgaggctccatttgtgaaagaagggtaatgtttgaaccttcatttgcctttctagtggaagacctagtttgcactccatgagagacgtccccaatgacaaattcctcaggataattctttaagaacctccattcacgaggtctagtggacttggaggcagattcggTCACCAATGGAATCTGTATGCTGCTGTCTGCAGAATTTTCTTCaggttcatgagacaaaatggaattgtctcttgactTTTCAGCATTTGctgtttctggttcagcttgtccagaattttctttttcataattctGAGCAGCTTCatcatccttttgagcttgatttcctgcatcaccatcttccaaaatgctttgcaccaagttagtatcacaaaatgtaacatgtatgaactcttcaataattctagcatcttgatgataaaccctatatgctttactagttgtggaatatcctacaaacaagcactcataagcctttggatcaaattttcccaaattttctttgttatttaaaacaaaacatttgcatccaaaaatgtgcaagtaatctaagtttggtgggtagcctttccaaagttcataaggggttttcttcaaaagtttccttatgattgttctattcaaaatgtggcaagctgtgttaaccgcttcagcccaaaggaattttggaacattactctcacaaagcatggctcttgtcatctcttgtatgcttctatttcttctttccacaacaccattttgttgtggtgttcttggacaagagaagttgtgagatattccaaattcctcacaaaaggattcaaacaaattgttttcaaattcaattccatgatcgcttcttatagaagagattttcaaatccttttcattttgaattttcttgcaaaaaggttcaaaggccgaaaaggcttcatttttgtgtgcaagaaataaaacccaaccaaacctagtatagtcatccacaattactaaaccataatgtttaccacctaggctttgagttcttgttggaccaaataaatcaatgtgtatgGCTTGATAGTTGGTGAGTCTTGGAGGTGGTGTTGGTGCATGAGGCTTGCTGATCTTGTTAGAATTAAGCTTTTGGTGTTTACGCATATTGGAAattggccaaagtatggtttcggtctcctctatgtaatatgtaatatctcTGGATACTTAGACTAGTGGATCATAAGATAGGATTGAAATTGGATGTTGATGAATATGATGTATGATGACTTTGAGTATATGTAGCATGATGATGAATTATTGATGGTGTGCTGAGATAGGTGTTGGATgattattatgatgatgattgGTGGTAAGTGATAGATCTATGTATGAGAAATTATTGATGTGTAATGTTGTTGTGAAATGTTTGGGAGCTTAATGATTTGATGATGAATGTTGAGAATTATTATAGTTGTTGAGAGTTGTTGGTattattgatgattgatgatgagttGTGAAAATGTTATTGGGGAATGGGGAGAATTATGACTCTTTATGATGATTTTGGATGTTGTTAAAAATGATTATGATGTGTgatgatatatgttgatgatgattttgggATTTTGTCATTATCTGTGTTCTTTCCATTTTGTGCAATCGCCATTAACAGAGTATCTCCATACTTCCCATATAAATGAGTCCCATCGATAGAAATTAGTGGCTTGTAATACTTGAATGCCTTAACACACAGAGGAAACGTCCAAAATAATCGATGAAGGAAAACCTTCGTTCCATCTACCGTATTACCTGACCTCACTGGTGAAGTATGCAACACCACTATAGTGCCCGACATATACAACTGAACCCCGATGATCCACCTTGGTATCTGGTTGTAAGACTCCTCCCAGTCTCCATATATCTGAGCAATCGCCTTCTGCTTGGCCATCTACACCTTTCTATAGCTGGGCTTGAAACCAAACTTGGATGACACCTCATTCTGCAATACCTTTACAGAGACTGATGCATCCACCATGACCAATGACAAAATTGAAGCACAtatgacatgataatcaagctgcCTATGATCTATCAATATCTCTATTGCTAGACATGTGTGCGGAACATTGTACTTTCTAATTTCCAGTAGCTTTTTCTCTGTCGCATAGTCACACGTATCAGCCAGTTACATCTATTATCGAACTGCAAACACTTCCATGATACTTCAATTGGTCAAACTCAAACACTTTATACTCTACACACCCAACGAATATATTATAACTCTTGACTGTTAGTACAACTTCTTCTTTGGTTTTGAACCGTTGCCCGATTTTAAACTCGTCTGTGCCAATCATACTAGGCCTGTCTCTATGAATAGTAGGGTGTTGCTGATATAGAAATGCAGGTTGGTTCATTGCATCAAGGTCCAAAGTTGAAAAGTGTCGAGGGTACTGTTGTGTCTGACTACTTGCCTGGGTTTGTGCACCCCCGTCACGTGTGATGTCATCCTCGCCATCTCTTTCATCACCAATAATCGGTGGCTCCGAATCCGACCTATTATCGCCTATAGCCTCCGCAAATGGATCTCTCTCTCTTACCTCCATGAATGCTGATGCACCGTCTACTATAGGTGCTTCTCCCCATTGCAACTGTGAGCTCTCCAAAGGTACGCCGATCACCCAAGTCATATGCCTAAACGGGCAAATCAGCCGCAAATGATGGAGATGAAACAAACGGAGTCACTGGTTGCCCAGCTGGAATAGCGCTGGAACTCCCTTCTATGATGCCAGTTGGCGGATTCGGAGTGGATCTCCCAGATCTGCCCTTTACATCAACCATTCTGGCAAATAGCTCCATAGCGCCTAAATCAGGAAATCTTGCTTGGCTGTGAAATATAACTTGCATGTTGTCATCGCCAAATATCTCGTACTTTCCAAACTTAACATAACCTTGCCTAGGTGAGATaggaattcaaaaaaataattatttcacaTGTTTCTTTCCACACTTTCCCGCCTTCTATAATATACTATTCTATAATTCCATCAAAGTCATTGACAGACTTACAAATACACCAATATACTTTTTACTTGAAAACGTGACACCCTCATTTGTGTTTTCATCAATCTTTCTTCGGTGatgaactaacaaaaatatagtgTCACTCATCTCTCTCAAAACTCAATAAACTTCAAATGTGCTTCGTTTGACACTGCACTCGTATATTTATAGAGATTTTGTCATCATAAATCATTCTAGCCTTCTTAGAGTTACAAATTTGATAGTGAATCGTAACTGGGCTTTGAGGGTTACTAAATTGAGCATAAATCACTCTAGGGGGCTTATGGTTACGTTTTTCACGAAAATCATGCTACCCAGGAGTGTTTTAGGATGAAATCACGTGAAACCCACTAGGCTAGGATGATTTATAGTAATGTCTGCACCCTCTCTACCCTAGCACAATTTATGCCTTATTCCAATGGCCCATGGCCCATGCATGCATAAATCGTCCCTAGGTGGCATGATTAACATATTATATAACCCTCATGCCCCTAGGACGATTTATATAATAGTACGAAGAGGGTATTcacatttcaaaattttatttaagagaaTCCAGTAAAATTGGCATAGGTTTGTTTTATTTATGTCAAAAACCTGTAGATTATGTTAATTAaatttgtgtttaattgtgtttcaatatattaaatttggttgaattgtattggattatattataattttaaattattttttttttaaataaaagttaaCATTTACGGATATTGTAGGTATCCACCTTTTCATGAAGAGAAATAAACAGGAACTTGCGATAAAGATAAAACAAAGATGGaagatatttttcttaaaaaaaaaagatgaagacgAGAAAGGAATACCCACCTTTAGAGATATCCATTACTATTTTTATTTGCAAGTCTAACACAGAgagaatttattttcaataatcacatccaaataaaaaaatgaaaaagaagaagtggaaAAAGAgtttaaacatttttttcatatgtgaaaaatagagaaagagtttaatttacaaaaaattaaataaagtactCGTTGCTcccgtttttatttttaaaattaataaaaaattaaataattcaaaACCTAAAATAGTTAAAtcactttttttaaaatttaaataaataaaattattattgatgatttgtatataattttttattttaaatgtatGAAATTGTCAttcgtaatttttttttcatgttatatatatatattgtaatagCAGGCACGCACACACATCATTTTTTCCTCTTATGAAACTTGATTATTTcatgtttattaaaatttgatttcattattTCCAACCATgtgtttataataattaattaatgagtgattatacatatttaaatatttttgacgattaaattcaattaaattggtttaaatctaacaaaaattagttttattGTTAGCGCATGTGAACACGTTATTTTTCTATATCCTGCGTttttttttgcgttttttttttgtatttttctttttcttcgtgttctttcttcttctttatatattttcttGTTATCGTCGTTTTTTATTACTTTGATATTgctgtaattttttttcttttcttcttcttctttttggtgATTTTTGTAGCATTATATATGTCTCCttcttatttgtttattttttttctttttttcttatttttattcttgttacgaagataaaacaaaagaattatgagaaattgaaaagaaaagaagaagaagaaggggaggGAACGTTTTgagttatgcagaatttatcataaaataacATCAAAATATTTTACTGTGACACAATTTTTTTGAATTACAATTATTGAATTGAATTCTTGTCATAAACAAAAATAGCACTGAAATTTCATAATTTTAACAtcgaaattttgttacaaaatacataaatttcttttttaatactacattttttcttatttttctttctttttttttgctcttACATCTTCTCTTTTAGAAGTATTGTTTCTCATATTAGACTTGAATGAACATGTATTTCAATCTTATTTTGTTAAATGAATGTAGATTCATACTTATTGGATTGATCTTGCTAgaaacaaaaataacaccaaaattttgTTTAAAGTGACACTTTAATTTCGGTGTCAAAACTAAGATATCTATATGTTATTGTTtagaaattttgatattatttttttgataaattttacataattcaaaattttttctcttcttcttctttatcttttgttactgtttcttctttttcatctttttcttttttttgtttttattttatttttttataattatttttttcactcTCTAACGATAacgataataatgataataatgatgatgacgacgacgacgacggaagaggagaaaagaaaaaaaagaaaaaaagaggagaaaaaattcaaataaaatgatgagttaattataatttattattttatttaaaaaaattatttttttaaaaataaataaattaaattttataagactttaaatttaaaatttattaagatttttaaataatttttattatgatcACCATCAccgaatcataaaaataaaaagaagagaggaaggaaatAACGTGGCTTGGTATACATATATACATTGTTACACATGTTCCTTTAACCAATAACCATGACACCTAATCTCCCATCATATTAATCACCATCATcactaataatattttttcccCTCATGCTTCACCGAATTAAAACAGAATAGAGAAGTGACCGTGTGGGCGTGAGAGAAAGATTTCCATGGACCTCCAACCTTCGGCATTCGATTTTTTGCTATccgtaattttaataaaaaatgtaatTCGATAAAAAATGTCTGTATTTTTTTTATGTGTTagtattatttttgtttgatgAAAATTGACAGTGACGTAATTCCTCTTTTCCTTAAGTTCAGTCAACTAAAATTTTAGGAGGTATAAACAATTTCTGATATTTTTTTCTTCAGCAGCCGATCAAAAAGCTTTTCTAAAATTTCTATTATTTTGATTTCGTATGGAAGTAGGATTTGACaactatataataattaaatatgaatttgataagtgagTGTTGATTTAGTtaattattgtttgagtttgaacgagtttatgttgaataattgttgttgcttgtgatttgttGGTTTAGCTATAAAGAACAGCTTAATTGTGGTTGTTTTAATAGTTTTTGGACTGTTGTGATGTGATATTTTGAGGAAATTAAAGAGATTTGGTAGtagaaagattaaattaaaaattgagaaaaatcaGTAATCGAAGAACTCGAAAAtggattaaaatataaataatagttTGAAAGCGAAGGAGTAAGAGTTTCGGTTTTGGTATAAGAGGActattagtaattaaattttatttttgaagagtaacattgtatttgtatataaaaatcgaggtactatttgtaattatataagtttttaggtattttgggtaataaataaaatacagggagtaaaaatgagtattttataaaagtttaaggttatttttataaatataaaaataagtgatggttaaaatataattttataaaatattgaggTTAAGAATAGAATATTAAAGAGTTTGTGATTTATAAAGTAAttagtaaatatttaaaaataaggttttgtaaaatgaattttaaaaagaaaattataaatattattttaaatacttctttaaaattactcatttatattaaaataaatcattattataattagtatttatcaaaaatattattttgtaagAATATTATAATGTGTAATATTAATGAGAAAACAAGTAAGCagagtaattttaaaagttttagagaacgcagacttaattaaagaactttataattctttttcataagacacttagggaaaggcgagggaataATGCGAACACAATTTATATTGTAGAATGataaaaacgaaaagaaaaaaaa is a window from the Arachis hypogaea cultivar Tifrunner chromosome 1, arahy.Tifrunner.gnm2.J5K5, whole genome shotgun sequence genome containing:
- the LOC112768560 gene encoding uncharacterized protein: MAKQKAIAQIYGDWEESYNQIPRWIIGVQLYMSGTIVVLHTSPVRSGNTVDGTKVFLHRLFWTFPLCVKAFKYYKPLISIDGTHLYGKYGDTLLMAIAQNGKNTDNDKIPKSSSTYIITHHNHF